GGCCCTGCTCGCTCACCCGGGCGGTGGCCTGCGCGAGCGCCTGCACCGCCTGGGACTGCTCGGAGGTGTCCCGGGCCACCTCGCGCACCGCCCCGCCCAGCTCGTCCACGCCCTTGAGGATGGTGGAGAGCGCCCGCTCGGCGTCCGCCGCCAGCGAGGCCCCCTCGTCGGCCGCGCGCACGCCCTCGCCGGTGGCCACCACCGCCTCGCGGGCGCTGTTCTGCAGGCCCCGGACAATCTTGGCCACGTCCGAGCTGGCCGCCGCCGCCCGGTCCGCCAGGGCGCGGATCTCCTCGGCCACCACCGCGAAGCCGCGCCCGTGCTCCCCGGCGCGCGCCGCCTCGATGCTGGCGTTGAGCGACAGCAGGTTGGTGCGGTCGGCGATGAGGTTGATGGTCTGGACGATGTCGCCGATCTCCTCGGCGCGCCGGCCCATCTCCTTCATCACCCCGGCCGACTCGGTGATGGACTGCCGGATGCGGCCAAAGCCGGCGATGGAGCGGGCCACGGTGGCGCCGCCCTCCCGCGCGGTGGCGCCCACCCGGTCCCCATGGGCCCGCGCCTCTTCCGAGCGCTGGGCGATGCGCCGCATGGAGGTCTCCAGCTGGAGGGAGGAGGCGGCGCTGGTGGCCGCCAGGGTGTTGATCTGCTCGGCGCTGCGGGCCACCACCTGGGACGAGCGGGCCATCTGCTCGATGGTGGCGGCGTTGGCGTCCACGGCGGACGCGTTCTTCTCGGCCGTCGCGGCCACCTCCTCCACGCTGGCGGCCACCTCCGTCACCGTCGAGGCGGTGGTGGAGGAGGCCGTCTCCAGCGTGCGGGCGCTCTCGGCCACCGCGCGCACCGAGCGCGCCAGCTCCTCGGTGGTGGAGGCCGTCTCCTCCACGCTGGAGGCCATGCTGGTGGCATCCCGCGCGAGGTTGCCCAGCGTCTGGCCAATGCCCGTCACGGCCTTGGACACCGTGGCGATGCGCTCGCCCACCCCTTGCGCGTCCGAGGACAGCCGGGCGAGCCCCTTGGACATCTCCTCCACGGTGGCGGCCACTTCATCGGTGGCCGCGGCGCTCGACTGGTTGCGCCCCACCAGGTCCGACACCGTGGCGCTCATCTCCGTCATGGACGCCAGCAGTTCCTCGCTGGAGGCGGCGAGCTCCTCCGCGTTGGCGCCCACCCCCTTCACCGAGCGGGCCGTCTCCTCCAGGGTGGCCGCCGTGGTCTCCGCGGAGGAGGCCAGCGAGGAGGCCTCCTTGCGCACCCCGCCGATGGAGGCCGTCAGCTCCTGCATCGCCCCGGCGGTCTGCTCGGCCTCCTGCTGCACGGCCTTGGCCGAGTCGCTGACGACGCGCTGCGAGCGCAGCAGCTCCTGGATCGAAGCGCCCGTCTGCTCCACGTTGCTGGCCACCGCCTCGATGGCGATGCGCACCTGGTCGCTGGCGGCCGCCTGCTCGTTGCCGCTGGACGCCAGGCGCGAGGCGAAGTGCTCCACCTCCTGGAGGGCCCCGGTGCCCTCGCGCACGGAGCCCACCACCGTCTCGGCGAGCGCGCGTGCGGCCTCCAGCACGGGCACTCCATTCACACCCTTGGCCTTCATTGAGACGTCTCCTCCCCGATGACCCGGGGGAAATCGATGAGCATCACCAGCCGCGGTCCCACCTGGGCCACGGCCTTGACGTAGCCCTTGGCCTGCTCGGCGACCATGGGAGGCGGCGGCTGGAGCTGGCTGGGCTCCAGCTTCACCACCTCGCGCGCGCTGTCCACCAGCAACCCCACGACCCGCGTGCCGAGCTGGCCCACCACCACGCGCGAATCCAACGTCCGCTCCGCCGGCGGCATGCCGAAGCGCGAGCGCGCGTCCACCACCGGTACCACCCGGCCCCGTACCTGCACCAGCCCCGCCACGTGCGGGGGAGCCCCCGGCACCGGGGTGGCCCCGGTGTAGGACTCCATCTGCAGCACCTCGGAGGCGGAGATGATGTACTCCGCCCCGGCGACCTTGAACACCACGTGCAGCGCGCTCATGCCAGGACCTCCCGGGCCAGCCGGTCCAAGCGGGGGCCACTGCCAAGCTTCGTTGCGCCCAGGGCGGGCAAGTCCAGCACCAGCGTGGGCTGTCCGTCTCCCAGGTCCGTGGCACCCGCCACGCCGGGCACCCGCACCAGCGGGTCCTCCAGGGGCCGCAGGACAATCTCCTGCTGCCCCAGCAGCCGGTCCACGGCGAAGGCCACGGGCAGGCCGCGCTGCTGGACGATGAAGGCCTTGGGCGCGAACCCGTTGCGCCCGCCCTCCCGGCGCAGCAGCTGCGCCAGGTGAATCAGCGGCACGGCCAC
The nucleotide sequence above comes from Stigmatella erecta. Encoded proteins:
- a CDS encoding methyl-accepting chemotaxis protein, translated to MKAKGVNGVPVLEAARALAETVVGSVREGTGALQEVEHFASRLASSGNEQAAASDQVRIAIEAVASNVEQTGASIQELLRSQRVVSDSAKAVQQEAEQTAGAMQELTASIGGVRKEASSLASSAETTAATLEETARSVKGVGANAEELAASSEELLASMTEMSATVSDLVGRNQSSAAATDEVAATVEEMSKGLARLSSDAQGVGERIATVSKAVTGIGQTLGNLARDATSMASSVEETASTTEELARSVRAVAESARTLETASSTTASTVTEVAASVEEVAATAEKNASAVDANAATIEQMARSSQVVARSAEQINTLAATSAASSLQLETSMRRIAQRSEEARAHGDRVGATAREGGATVARSIAGFGRIRQSITESAGVMKEMGRRAEEIGDIVQTINLIADRTNLLSLNASIEAARAGEHGRGFAVVAEEIRALADRAAAASSDVAKIVRGLQNSAREAVVATGEGVRAADEGASLAADAERALSTILKGVDELGGAVREVARDTSEQSQAVQALAQATARVSEQGRLIASSAAEQAQAAQALAKGAAEMRRMAKQTTQATGEQARALRDAVRTNGQLAESAAQVSRAVQEQSVAAGELAKTATQMRSLVQQVSTAVVGQGKEVSGVGSLAQEVSSSIQRTLAALAEQSKGASEVAKAMDDTRKQVAQSTKAVAEQGRAVKQSETAARHVAKLAAELTRAADEQTQALSALTRNGEEVRRVARQTARALDEQGEALGALTQSATQQATGVAAVARATAEQAVMSEQISRAVEEMRVRAREIATTSAQQARSTATTAAEVKEVTGRLTAISKLHGQQAEQLSQLSGMLGTVRPSDAKPARATEPQP
- a CDS encoding chemotaxis protein CheW; translated protein: MSALHVVFKVAGAEYIISASEVLQMESYTGATPVPGAPPHVAGLVQVRGRVVPVVDARSRFGMPPAERTLDSRVVVGQLGTRVVGLLVDSAREVVKLEPSQLQPPPPMVAEQAKGYVKAVAQVGPRLVMLIDFPRVIGEETSQ